CCGGGCATTGCGGCGAATGATCTGCGTGAATGCCTGCTCATCCAGCTGAACCGTATGGAAACCCAAAATGACACGTGGAAATCGGCTTACCGGATCGTTTCAGATGCTTTCGACGAGCTGGGTTCGCGGAATTATGACAAGATCATGCGCATTACGGGCCTTGATGAAGAATGCCTGAAAAAGGCGATTCAACTGATCACAACCCTGAACCCGAAACCTGCTTCTGGCCTGCGCAACGATTCCATTGTGAATGAAAGTATTAAGCCGGACTTCATGCTGTGGTATACCGAGGATGGCGAGATCGAAGTGCAGCTGACATGGGGAAATAGTCCTGCTCTGAAATTGAGCAAGGTATTTACCCAAATGGCCGAGCAAAAGAACGACAAGGCCACGAATCAGTTCCTGAAAAATAAAATGAACTCTGCAAAATGGTTTATCGACGCCATCAAGCAGCGGGAGAATACAATGCTTAGCACGCTAAAAGCGATTGTCAGGCTCCAATACGATTATTTCCAGTCGGGGGATGTCAAAAAGCTGCGACCGATGATCCTCAAAGATGTTGCTGAAATCATTAGTATGGACATTTCAACGGTATCCAGGGTTACTACAAACAAATATGTGCAGACACCTTTCGGGATCGTGCTGCTGAAAGACCTGTTCACGGAGGGTGTCACCAATGAAGACGGTACCGAAGTGTCTAACAGGGAAATTCAGGAAGCGATCAGGGAAATCGTTGTTGCAGAAGATAAAAGACATCCGTATAACGACCAGCAGATCACAGATATGCTTTCGGAAAAAGGATACTCGGTTGCGAGACGTACAGTAGCAAAGTATCGCGAGCAATTGAATATACCCACGGCCAGACTGAGAGTGACTATTTAAAATCAACTATATTAAGCCCTAAAAACCTGCATGAAAAAAATTGTTGTTGTTGACGATGAGGCAGATATTTGTTTTCTGTTGAAGAGATTTTTGTCGAAGAATGATTTTATAGTAGAAACAGCACAAAACGGGAAAGATGGTCTGGCACTGATCGAATCCATATCGCCCGATCTTGTAATGACGGACTTCCGCCTCGGCGATATCACCGGAACCGAGCTGCTTACTGCCATCAAAGCGAAACGTCCAAACGTGCCTGTGCTGATCATAACGGGCTATTCAGACATCAAAATCGCTGTAAGTGTCATGAAACTGGGCGCTTACGATTATATTACCAAGCCACTTTTTCCAGACGAAATATTGGTTACGGTGAAAAAGGCTATTGCCGATGCAGAGTCCTCTCAGAACGAAGAGCAGGAATACACCGCAGCGGCTTCCTCAGGCTCAGCATCTGAAACGAACCCCAAACCTGCCAGAAAGATGAATCCGCGGACGAAAGCGGGTTACATTATGGGTACAAGCGAAGTTTCGGATAACCTTTTCCGGCAGGTCGACCTGGTGGCCCCTACCAATTTCAGTGTGATTATTTATGGAGAAAGCGGCTCTGGAAAAGAGGCGATCGCTCAGGAAATACATAACAGATCGCGACGGAAAGACATGCCTTTCGTAGCAATGGATTGCGGTGCGATTTCGAAAGAATTGGCGGGTAGCGAATTGTTCGGGCACGAAAAAGGATCTTTTACAGGTGCGCTTAATACCAAAATCGGGCATTTCGAGCTTGCAAATGGGGGTACCCTGTTTTTAGATGAAGTTTCCAATTTATCCTATGAAATCCAGGTTGCACTTTTGCGGGTAGTACAGGAGCGCAAAATGCGACGGATCGGTGGTTCTAAGGAGATTGAGCTGGATGTCCGGATCATCGTTGCCAGTAACGAGCGACTGCTGGAATCGGCTAAAACCGGTAAGTTCAGGGAAGATCTTTATTACCGTTTCAACGAGTTTACGATCGAAGTGCCGGCCTTACGGAACAGAAAAGACGACCTGATGTTGTTCGCGAATGCATTTCTGGAAACAACCAATGCCGAACTGAGCAAGAATGTGAGTGGTTTTTCTGAGGAAGTAAAAAGCGATTTCCTTAACTATTCGTGGCCAGGTAACCTTCGGGAGATGAAAAATGTGATCAAAAGAGCAACATTACTTTCTGACGGAGATCTGATCGAGGAAAAGTCACTGCCTTTTGAAATCGTAAATTACCGTAAGCTGAAAGATCTCGATGAAGAACCAGCCGCAATTGCACCCGCCATTTCCGGAATTGCAGAGAATGTGGACGCAGACGAGTCGAAGCCCAGTCTGAAAACGGTAGCCAACGAAGCTGAATATGACATGATCATGCAGGTTCTGCGCGATGTTAATTTCAATAAAAGTAAAGCGGCCCGTTTGCTGAATATTGACAGAAAGACGCTTTATAATAAGATGAAGCAGTTTGATATTTAGTGGGGTAAAGGACGATGCAGGATGAATAACAAACTTATCAAGGTGCTTCTCGTTGATGACGATGAGGACGATTATTTCCTGACCAGAGAATACTTTAATGACCTTGTCAACTGGAAATTCGATATTACCTGGTGCGCGACATTCAGGGATGCTGAAAAGGAAATCAGAACCAAAAAATACGATTTATACCTGTTCGACTACCTGCTGGGGGAAAGTACGGGTATCGACCTGATCAATCTTGCCTGCCAGTTCGAATGTGAAGAGCCTATTATTCTTCTGACTGGTAAAGGTGATACCAAGATAGCCGTAGAGGCATTGCGGCTGGGCGCTGCGGATTACCTCATCAAAAGTGAACTGGACGCGGAAAAACTGGAAAGAAGCATTAGATATGCTCTGGAAAGGACTTCGGTTTTGAAGGCGTTAAAACACAGTGAAAGAAGATACCGCCGCGTTTTTGAAGAATCAAACGATTTTCTCTTTATCAGTGACCTGGCAGGCAACATCATCGACCTGAATGCATCGGGCAGTGTGATGACCGGGTACGCGGAGGACAATCTCAAACTTCGTAACATCCTGGACCTTATCGAAGATCCAAATTTCAGTGCGCTTTGGAACAACATCAAAGACCACACTATTCACGATCACGAGGTGCGGCTGCTTACGAAAGACGGGGAAAAGAAGTACTGTCTTTTCTCTGCATCGGTTGAAGTGGATGATGACCATCCGTACATTCAGGGACGTTTGCATGATATGACTGCCAGGAAGCAATCGGAACGGGAGCGTTTGTTTTCAGAGAAAATGGCCGTTACTGGTCGCCTGGTACGTATGCTCGCCCATGAGGTCCGCAACCCGCTGACGAACGTGAACCTCTCTGCGGAGCAGCTGGAAATGGAGCTGACCGATGAAGATCAGAAATTTTATACCCAGATCATCAAACGTAACTGTACGAGGATCAACGATTTAATTTCACAGCTTTTGCAGCCTTCCACTTCGACGGATATTGAGCTGGTTCATAACTCGGTGCATGCTGTGTTGACACAGGCAATCGGTTCGGCACTCGACCGGGTACAATTAAAAAGAATACAGATCGTCAATTACTTCGCAGAGGAGGAACTGGCTATTCCGCTTGATCCGGTTTCCCTTGAAATGGCATTTCTGAACCTGATCACGAATGCGATAGAGGCAATGGAAGAGGATAAGGGTATCCTCCGGATATTTACCAGAAGTCAGGGCGACAGCATTCAGGTGATTTTTGCCGATAATGGTTCCGGCATCAGCGAGGAACATGTGGAAAAAATATTTGAACCTTATTTCACGGGTAAGAATAATGGTATGGGGATCGGTTTATCTACAACGATGAGCATTATCCACGCGCATCACGGGCGGATCGATGTGCAATCCGAAGTAGGAGTAGGAACGACGTTTACCATTACCTTCAAGCTGAACGCCCTTCCACAGGAGGTGCAAGCATGACCCAAGTGACAAACTCTTAAAAGACTTTTCGCGCCGCGTATAAGCCTCACCGCTAGTTTCTTTAAGCCGGATTGCTCCGGCGATTCCTTCAATCAAAGTGATTTCTCAGGATCGCCGGAGTGACGGGCCGATCAGGTTGCATAAGCAGTTTTGCTTTTTCGGTTAAAAAACCCGTAGATGATCGGGAATATCAGTAAAGTAAGCACGGTTGCTGTAATCAATCCGCCGATAACGACAATCGCGAGTGGCTTTTGCGTTTCAGACCCTATACCGGTTGAAGTCGCAGCGGGTAGCAAACCGATAGCTGCCATCAATGCAGTCATGACCACGGGCCGGATACGCGCTTTTACCCCTTCCCGGATCGCATCGTCGAGTGGCATCCGGGCTGACAGGTTTTTATTGAATACCGAGATCAGGATCACACCATTTTGGACACAAAGGCCAAAAAGCGCTATGAAACCCACTCCGGCCGATATCCCGAAGTTCATATGCGTGACGTGCAAAGCAAGTATCCCACCGATCAGCGCAAAAGGGACATTGATCAGCACGAGCCCGGCATCTTTCGCATTGTTGAACATAATGAACAGCAGGATGAAAATCCCGATCAGACTGATTGGCACCACCTGTCCGAGCCTGTCTGTGGCGCGCACCTGATTTTCGAATTCGCCAACCCACTCTACGGAATAATCTTTCGGGAGCTCAGTCATTTTTTCACGTACTTTCCGCTGCGCTTCTGCAATGGTACTGCCCAGATCGCGGCCACGTACAGAGAATTTTACACCGATAAAACGCTTGTTATTTTCCCGGTAAACAAAGGCCGCACCAGTAGTCGTACGTATGGTTGAAATCTCTTTCAATGGAATCTTTCCACCCGACATTGTTGGTACCATCAGGTTTTTAATGTCCTGCTCGTCGCGGCGGTAATGTTCCTGGTAGCGCAGCCGGATATCGAATTTCCGTTCGCCTTCATATAAGATGGAGGCAGTTTTACCGCCTATCGCCATCTCAATTACTGCCTGGGCATCGGCGGTATTAACGCCGTATTGTGCCATTTTGTGATCATGCAGGATTACACTTATTTCAGGCTGACCGATATTCCGGATCAAGCCTAGGTCTTTAATCCCGTCTACATCTTTGATTGCCTCCATGGCTGTATTTGCATATTTTTCCAATTCTTCCAGGTTACTTCCAAAAATCTTGATACCGTTGCTGGCCTTGTAACCGGCCACTGCCTCCGCTACGTTATCCACAATCGGCTGCGAATAGTTGTAAATCACGCCGGGATAGTTACTAAGTAGCTTGTTCATTTCATCTGTCAATTCTTCTACACTGATTTTTCGCTTCCATTCCTTTTTGGGAAGCAGGTCTACCTGAAATTGACAGAAATAAAATCCGTTCGGGTCGGTACCATCGTTGGAGCGCCCAACCTGAGAAAGTACCTGTTTTACTTCGGGAAATGTGGACAAATCTTTACGGATATCACGGGACATATTTACACTCTCGGGGAGCGCCATGCTCATTGGAAGCTCTGCCGTAACCCAGAGTGCGCCTTCGTTGAGCTGGGGAAGAAACTCGGTTCCGAGCCAGGTAGCCGAGAAAAGTGAAATGCCCAGAAATCCGGTCGCTGCCAGCAAACTGATTTTTTTGTGGTTATAGCACCAGTTAAACCCACGCGAAATGGTAGTGTCGAAGAAATTAACAACCGGATTCTTTTTCTCACGGACATTTTTGTTTAATAAAAATGAACAAAGAACGGGTACCAGCGTGAGGGTGTAGAACAGTGCGCCCAGCAATGCAAAACCAAGTGTATAGGCCAGCGGACTGAACATTTTCCCTTCTACTTTCTGGAAACTGAATATCGGTATCAAAGCGGTAATGATGATGAGCTTGGAGAAGAAAATGGCTTTTCCCAGCTCCCCGCCCGTTTTTTTGATCAATCCAAGTTTTGACAGCCTGTTAAATCGCGCCATGCCATTCTTGTGCGCCAGATGATCGAGGGCTACAAAAATACCCTCTACCATCACCACGGCCCCATCGATGATGATACCGAAGTCGATCGCCCCCATTGAAAGCAGGTTGGCCGACATTCCTTTCAGGCGCAGGCAAGTGAATGCAAATAATAGCGCGAGTGGGATAATGATCGATACGATCACTGTTGTACGCCAGTCGGCCATGAAAAGGAATACGATGACGGTCACCAATACAATGCCCTCGATCAGGTTATGCTTTACGGTATTCGCGCAAAATTCGATCAGGTTGTCACGGTCATAGAAGGTAACCATTTTTACATCCGGAGGCAGGACCTTCGTGTTTAATTCGCTGATCTTTTCTTTGATCCGCCCCAATACCTCACTTGGATTTTCACCTTTTCGCTGCACGACGATCCCTTCTACTACATCATCTTTCTTACCTAGCCCCACTTGTCCAACCCGTGGCAAATCCGACTCCCGGACATCAGCCACGTCTTTCACAAGGACTGCATAACCTTTGACGTACTCTACGATAATGTTCTCGATATCAGGGATAGATTCGAGCAAGCCAATCCCGCGCACTACATAAGCCTGCGCATTTTTTTCAATCACATCCCCACCCACATTCACATTGCTTTTCGTAACCGCTTCGTAAACTTCCAGGGGGGTAATGTCATATTTGGCGAGTTTGGTTGGATTAACCTGTACTTCATATATTTTCTCCCTCCCTCCGAATGCAACCACGTCGGCGACGCCCGGAACACTGCGTAACTGGCGGTCT
This Dyadobacter sp. UC 10 DNA region includes the following protein-coding sequences:
- the rpoN gene encoding RNA polymerase factor sigma-54 translates to MQRQTQTQRQTLKYSPLQIQMLNLLHLTTMELEQRIKEELEENPILEEGKEENAAEETADEFQDPADTGTGEDNSVQDYYDWDEFRDDDIPDYKTYANNQSADNELYTRPMVESISFRDDLKQQVHFLRLNDRQQLIADFVLDSLDEDGFLRRDSEVIADDISFANSMFIDTEEVDAMLKIIQQLDPPGIAANDLRECLLIQLNRMETQNDTWKSAYRIVSDAFDELGSRNYDKIMRITGLDEECLKKAIQLITTLNPKPASGLRNDSIVNESIKPDFMLWYTEDGEIEVQLTWGNSPALKLSKVFTQMAEQKNDKATNQFLKNKMNSAKWFIDAIKQRENTMLSTLKAIVRLQYDYFQSGDVKKLRPMILKDVAEIISMDISTVSRVTTNKYVQTPFGIVLLKDLFTEGVTNEDGTEVSNREIQEAIREIVVAEDKRHPYNDQQITDMLSEKGYSVARRTVAKYREQLNIPTARLRVTI
- a CDS encoding sigma-54-dependent transcriptional regulator, whose protein sequence is MKKIVVVDDEADICFLLKRFLSKNDFIVETAQNGKDGLALIESISPDLVMTDFRLGDITGTELLTAIKAKRPNVPVLIITGYSDIKIAVSVMKLGAYDYITKPLFPDEILVTVKKAIADAESSQNEEQEYTAAASSGSASETNPKPARKMNPRTKAGYIMGTSEVSDNLFRQVDLVAPTNFSVIIYGESGSGKEAIAQEIHNRSRRKDMPFVAMDCGAISKELAGSELFGHEKGSFTGALNTKIGHFELANGGTLFLDEVSNLSYEIQVALLRVVQERKMRRIGGSKEIELDVRIIVASNERLLESAKTGKFREDLYYRFNEFTIEVPALRNRKDDLMLFANAFLETTNAELSKNVSGFSEEVKSDFLNYSWPGNLREMKNVIKRATLLSDGDLIEEKSLPFEIVNYRKLKDLDEEPAAIAPAISGIAENVDADESKPSLKTVANEAEYDMIMQVLRDVNFNKSKAARLLNIDRKTLYNKMKQFDI
- a CDS encoding hybrid sensor histidine kinase/response regulator — its product is MNNKLIKVLLVDDDEDDYFLTREYFNDLVNWKFDITWCATFRDAEKEIRTKKYDLYLFDYLLGESTGIDLINLACQFECEEPIILLTGKGDTKIAVEALRLGAADYLIKSELDAEKLERSIRYALERTSVLKALKHSERRYRRVFEESNDFLFISDLAGNIIDLNASGSVMTGYAEDNLKLRNILDLIEDPNFSALWNNIKDHTIHDHEVRLLTKDGEKKYCLFSASVEVDDDHPYIQGRLHDMTARKQSERERLFSEKMAVTGRLVRMLAHEVRNPLTNVNLSAEQLEMELTDEDQKFYTQIIKRNCTRINDLISQLLQPSTSTDIELVHNSVHAVLTQAIGSALDRVQLKRIQIVNYFAEEELAIPLDPVSLEMAFLNLITNAIEAMEEDKGILRIFTRSQGDSIQVIFADNGSGISEEHVEKIFEPYFTGKNNGMGIGLSTTMSIIHAHHGRIDVQSEVGVGTTFTITFKLNALPQEVQA
- a CDS encoding efflux RND transporter permease subunit, which gives rise to MNKFIRGIVGFSLKNRFFIFFLTGLMVVAGVVSYRSTPLEAFPDVTNTQIIIVSQWNGRSAEEIERFVTQPIEIAMNSVQRKANVRSVTMFGLSVIKIIFDDDVEDFFARQQVNNQLSTVSLPDGVAPEVQPPYGPTGEIFRYTLESKDRDSRELLTLQNWVIDRQLRSVPGVADVVAFGGREKIYEVQVNPTKLAKYDITPLEVYEAVTKSNVNVGGDVIEKNAQAYVVRGIGLLESIPDIENIIVEYVKGYAVLVKDVADVRESDLPRVGQVGLGKKDDVVEGIVVQRKGENPSEVLGRIKEKISELNTKVLPPDVKMVTFYDRDNLIEFCANTVKHNLIEGIVLVTVIVFLFMADWRTTVIVSIIIPLALLFAFTCLRLKGMSANLLSMGAIDFGIIIDGAVVMVEGIFVALDHLAHKNGMARFNRLSKLGLIKKTGGELGKAIFFSKLIIITALIPIFSFQKVEGKMFSPLAYTLGFALLGALFYTLTLVPVLCSFLLNKNVREKKNPVVNFFDTTISRGFNWCYNHKKISLLAATGFLGISLFSATWLGTEFLPQLNEGALWVTAELPMSMALPESVNMSRDIRKDLSTFPEVKQVLSQVGRSNDGTDPNGFYFCQFQVDLLPKKEWKRKISVEELTDEMNKLLSNYPGVIYNYSQPIVDNVAEAVAGYKASNGIKIFGSNLEELEKYANTAMEAIKDVDGIKDLGLIRNIGQPEISVILHDHKMAQYGVNTADAQAVIEMAIGGKTASILYEGERKFDIRLRYQEHYRRDEQDIKNLMVPTMSGGKIPLKEISTIRTTTGAAFVYRENNKRFIGVKFSVRGRDLGSTIAEAQRKVREKMTELPKDYSVEWVGEFENQVRATDRLGQVVPISLIGIFILLFIMFNNAKDAGLVLINVPFALIGGILALHVTHMNFGISAGVGFIALFGLCVQNGVILISVFNKNLSARMPLDDAIREGVKARIRPVVMTALMAAIGLLPAATSTGIGSETQKPLAIVVIGGLITATVLTLLIFPIIYGFFNRKSKTAYAT